In the genome of Candoia aspera isolate rCanAsp1 chromosome 1, rCanAsp1.hap2, whole genome shotgun sequence, one region contains:
- the HSPD1 gene encoding 60 kDa heat shock protein, mitochondrial, translated as MLRLPSVLRQLRPVSRALAPHLTRAYAKDVKFGADARALMLQGVDLLADAVAVTMGPKGRTVIIEQSWGSPKVTKDGVTVAKAIDLKDKYKNIGAKLVQDVANNTNEEAGDGTTTATVLARSIAKEGFEKISKGANPVEIRRGVMLAVEAVINELKKLSKPVTTPEEIAQVATISANGDKEIGNIISDAMKKVGRKGVITVKDGKTLNDELEIIEGMKFDRGYISPYFINTAKGQKCEFQDAYLLISEKKISSVQSIVPALEISNNHRKPLVIIAEDVDGEALSTLVLNRLKVGLQVVAVKAPGFGDNRKNQLKDMAIATGGAVFGEEGLTINLEDVQPHDFGKVGEVIVTKDDCLLLKGKGDKAQIEKRVQEIIEQLETTTSEYEKEKLNERLAKLSDGVAVLKVGGTSDVEVNEKKDRVTDALNATRAAVEEGIVLGGGCALLRCIPALDALTPVNEDQKTGIEIVRRTLKIPAMTIAKNAGVEGSLIVEKIMQSPPDVGYDAMLGDFVNMIEKGIIDPTKVVRTALMDAAGVASLLSTAEAVVTEIPKEEKDAAAAMGGMGGGMGGGMF; from the exons ATGCTGCGTTTACCATCAGTGCTACGTCAACTAAGGCCAGTATCCAGAGCCCTGGCCCCACACCTTACAAGAGCCTATGCAAAAGATGTGAAATTTGGAGCAGATGCTAGAGCTCTTATGTTGCAGGGGGTGGATCTTCTAGCTGATGCTGTAGCAGTTACTATGGGACCAAAG ggGAGAACAGTAATTATTGAACAGAGTTGGGGAAGCCCTAAGGTGACAAAAGATGGCGTGACAGTAGCCAAGGCAATTGACTTGAAGGATAAGTACAAAAACATTGGAGCAAAGCTAGTTCAGGATGTTGCCAACAACACCAATGAAGAGGCAGGAGATGGTACTACTACTGCAACAGTACTGGCACGTTCGATTGCCAAGGAAGGGTTTGAAAAGATCAGTAAAGGAGCAAATCCAGTGGAAATTAGAAGAG gtgTGATGCTTGCTGTGGAGGCTGTAATTAATGAATTGAAGAAATTGTCCAAGCCAGTCACAACTCCAGAAGAAATAGCTCAG GTTGCCACAATATCAGCAAATGGGGATAAAGAAATTGGTAACATAATCTCTGATGCCATGAAGAAGGTTGGACGGAAAGGTGTTATTACAGTTAAG GATGGAAAAACTTTGAACGATGAACTGGAAATTATTGAAGGTATGAAGTTTGACAGAGGCTACATCTCTCCCTACTTCATTAATACAGCCAAAG GACAGAAATGTGAGTTCCAAGATGCTTATCTCTTAATCAGTGAAAAGAAGATTTCCAGCGTTCAATCCATAGTGCCAGCTCTTGAGATTTCAAATAATCATCGTAAGCCTTTAGTTATTATTGCTGAAGATGTAGATGGAGAAGCCCTCAGTACGCTTGTGCTAAACAG ATTGAAGGTTGGCCTGCAGGTTGTTGCAGTAAAAGCACCTGGTTTTGGTGACAATAGAAAAAACCAGCTTAAAGATATGGCAATTGCTACTGGTGGTGCT GTGTTTGGAGAGGAAGGTTTAACTATAAATCTGGAAGATGTTCAGCCTCATGACTTTGGCAAAGTCGGAGAAGTCATCGTAACCAAAGATGACTGCTTATTGCTTAAAGGAAAAGGTGATAAAGCTCAGATTGAAAAACGGGTTCAGGAAATAATTGAACAACTGGAAACCACAACAAGCGAGTATGAGAAAGAAAAGCTAAATGAACGCCTGGCTAAGCTTTCTGATGGAGTAGCTGTACTAAAG GTTGGAGGAACAAGTGATGTTGAAGTTAATGAGAAAAAGGACAGAGTCACTGATGCCCTAAATGCCACTCGTGCTGCCGTAGAAGAAGGCATAGTCCTGGGGGGTGGCTGCGCATTGCTCCGCTGTATTCCAGCCCTAGATGCTTTGACCCCAGTCAATGAAGATCAGAAAACTG GCATAGAGATCGTTAGGAGAACACTGAAAATTCCAGCTATGACTATTGCCAAGAATGCAGGGGTTGAAGGATCACTGATAGTTGAGAAAATCATGCAAAGCCCGCCTGATGTTGGTTATGATGCTATGCTTGGCGACTTCGTGAATATGATAGAAAAAGGCATCATTGACCCAACAAAG GTTGTGAGAACAGCACTGATGGACGCTGCAGGAGTTGCTTCCCTTTTATCTACAGCTGAAGCGGTAGTAACTGAAATCCCCAAAGAAGAgaaggatgctgctgctgctatggGAGGAATGGGTGGAGGAATGGGAGGTGGTATGTTCTAA